The region TTGTATCCGATCATTGCCTATCGTCTTGGCATACTCTCGCCCGATCGCTGGATCTTCGGCGGCCTTGCCATCGTGTTACTGCTCGAAGCGACCCGCCGCGTCGCCGGCGGCACGTTGGCATGGTTAGCGCTGGCGGTAATTCTCTACACCAGATTCGCCGAACATCTGCCCGGCATTTTTTATTCCAAGAGCCCCTCCTGGGCGCGCATCGCCAGCTATCTATACTTAGACTCGAACGCGATGTTCGGATTACCCATCGACGTCGCCGCCGGCGTGGTGGTCGCTTTTATTTTATTCGGCCAAGCGCTCTACGCCGTCGGCGGCGATAAATTTCTCACCGACCTAGCGCTCATCGCCACCGGCCGTTACCGCGGCGGCCCGGCGAAAGTCTCGGTTGTTTCATCCGCGCTCTTCGGCACGGTTTCGGGCAGCGCTGTGGCGAATGTCGTGGTCGACGGCGCCATCACCATACCGCTGATGAAGAGCACCGGGTTTCCGGCCCATCTCGCCGCCGCCGTCGAAGCGGTGGCGTCCAACGGCGGTCAAATCACCCCGCCAGTCATGGGCGCCGCGGCTTTTCTCATGGCGGAATTTCTAAATATCCCCTACGGCCAGATCGCCCTCGCCGCGTCCGTCCCAGCCATGCTCTACTATCTCGCGCTGTTCACGCAGATCGACTTGGAAGCGGCCAAGCGCGGCTTGCTGGGGTTGCCGCCGGATCAAATCCCCAAATTCCGCAGCGTCATTCGCTTGGGCTGGGTTTTTCTGATCCCGCTGTCGATCCTCGTCTACACACTGATGATCGAGAACTGGGAAGCCGGCAAAGCCGGCATGGTCGCGGTGATCGGCGTCTTAGTCGTCGGCGCGCTGCAAAAAGAAACCCGCCCGTCGTTCAAGAAAATCGTCGCCGCCTTCGAAGAGACCGGCAAAACGCTGCTCGACATCGCCGTCATCACCGCGCTCGCCGGCATCGTCATCGGCGCACTCCATCTCTCCGGTTTCACCTTCAAAATCTCCCTGCTGCTAGTCACGCTCTCCGGCAATAATATTTATCTACTGCTGCTCATTACCGCGTTGGGCTGCCTCTTCCTCGGCCTGCCGCTACCGACCACGGTCGTCTACATCACCCTCGCAGTCCTCGCCGCGCCGGCGTTGATACAGCTGGGAATCCCGCCGCTGGCCGCCCATCTGTTTCTCTTCTACTTCGGCATGGTCTCACTGATCACGCCGCCCGACTGTTTGCCCGTCTACATCGCCGCGTCCATCGCCCATGCGAACTTCTGGCAAACCGGCTGGACCGCCATGCGCCTCGGCATCGCCGCCTACATCGTGCCGTTTATCTTCGCACTGCATCCGCCATTGATCTTCATCGGCACGGCGAAAGAAATAATCATCGCCATCGTCACCGCCAGCATCGGCGTCGTCTTGCTCGCCG is a window of Deltaproteobacteria bacterium DNA encoding:
- a CDS encoding TRAP transporter fused permease subunit, producing MSDELAATPGRFRKLTGAPAAILRTLLITITVLGSLWALEIHHHFEVTFFKQQYLALFLALGLGSVFLAVKAFPKQVGDSVPWYDWLLALGGLAIGLYVTILYPIIAYRLGILSPDRWIFGGLAIVLLLEATRRVAGGTLAWLALAVILYTRFAEHLPGIFYSKSPSWARIASYLYLDSNAMFGLPIDVAAGVVVAFILFGQALYAVGGDKFLTDLALIATGRYRGGPAKVSVVSSALFGTVSGSAVANVVVDGAITIPLMKSTGFPAHLAAAVEAVASNGGQITPPVMGAAAFLMAEFLNIPYGQIALAASVPAMLYYLALFTQIDLEAAKRGLLGLPPDQIPKFRSVIRLGWVFLIPLSILVYTLMIENWEAGKAGMVAVIGVLVVGALQKETRPSFKKIVAAFEETGKTLLDIAVITALAGIVIGALHLSGFTFKISLLLVTLSGNNIYLLLLITALGCLFLGLPLPTTVVYITLAVLAAPALIQLGIPPLAAHLFLFYFGMVSLITPPDCLPVYIAASIAHANFWQTGWTAMRLGIAAYIVPFIFALHPPLIFIGTAKEIIIAIVTASIGVVLLAAGCAGYLFRPLTWTKRGLLWIAALMLLLPSTNNYLLFADFAGFALGALVIAWEWQHREHGSKAVVNSATITR